The proteins below are encoded in one region of Drosophila santomea strain STO CAGO 1482 chromosome 3R, Prin_Dsan_1.1, whole genome shotgun sequence:
- the LOC120454668 gene encoding TBC1 domain family member 4 isoform X5, whose amino-acid sequence MFTVPFHRDTILTTSVSDASVLNKSRAMAELMHQMRDPAHTLGGSVGSIPQTLIGGGGGGSHGNSNGALNGIHATPATNLKMSEAMRNAQHDASPNPVSSKMKASKSYTHGLSSSSGTVNIPTSTSAQSNLSLLADISPNHTHFFEVMYVGKIRVSQKRVPNTFIDDALPKFKAYDAQRLRLLQNRKMSLSSEGGVGIEAKPSSSLTSHDLREEDEEEHELKGQEDAQAKPLVQLQLTGAEEGAAPRPLEDDKENKSPEKRPLLRGQSQIELGHKEHIPKLRDRSASQGCIPPYVEQNRTMVFLVGRCDLRLISPDRKQVLLYKDFKDVASCVHGQKSLDHFGIICRELNNDGYIGYVFKCQSEHVCDDIVAAIAQAFDTCAEQKKKQDTQIFSCEHCPMLWYHKLCTDVEGLSEKKTQALILRRIETLSDDEQEIVWAKFCGSEKTNAPVAEQNQFLMMLLRAHCESRQQRHVHDTAENRSEFLNQYLGGSTIFMKAKRSLTNSFDNLLKRKPSKDDIAVTSHNLRDIREGSAEPLGTQSPPEGFRSRSNTVGASPSSKPTAEQLKSPMMDIFMKVGNSPKEAETHQSSWRQAILNSVVTPSKGLDSEVPTEFLSPMRKPVKRGKRDAAELRELWRTAIRQTIMLNRMETENAMLQARQNENELKRIKLDYEEIVPCDKQLIERWEQIIERNSTQIGNKKDPKVLGHAIRTGVPRSKRGDVWTFLAEQHSMNTAPVDTKRFPNFNTPYHTLLKHLTEHQHAIFIDLGRTFPNHQFYKDPLGLGQLSLFNLLKAYSILDPELGYCQGLGFICGVLLLHCDEANAFQLLKHLMFRRNMRTKYLPDMKKFQLQLYQLSRLVKDHLPDLYVWLDQNDVSPTLYAAPWILTVFSSQFPLGFVARVFDLLFLESSDVIFKFAIALLSVHKEQLLAKDNFEEIMDYLKTVVPKMEHSCMEQIMKLVFSMDIGKQLAEYNVEYNVLQEEITTTNHHLEMLNREKTQNQHLEQQLQFAQSSIAQLETTRSSQQAQISTLQSQVQSLELTIQTLGRYVGQLVEHNPDLELPNEVRRMLQQLDDLDRQRRKPIFTERKIGKSVSVNSHLGFPLKVLEELTERDELGSPQKQKKEKTPFFEQLRQQQQQQQQQHRLNGQYSNVGESVSPTPPSRPNRLLDNASARTVMQVKLDELKLPEHVDKFVANIKSPMEVDSGVGTPLSPPSTASNSSGGSIFSRMGYRTTPPALSPLAQRQSYGVAITTAPSAQHTEEVAPTTTMAVMPREDDEEPQLMHPLSIVGGDVNVRFKGTTQLKSIRPVHHMRAIPLSGVQHQSSTEPTVRVAPVPVELAPPAATATTGRS is encoded by the exons ATGTTCACTGTGCCATTTCATCGGGACACCATTCTGACCACCTCCGTCAGCGATGCATCGGTGCTCAACAAGAGTCGGGCC ATGGCCGAGCTGATGCACCAGATGCGGGATCCGGCCCACACGCTGGGAGGTTCCGTGGGCAGCATTCCGCAGACGCTGatcggcggcggcggaggaggcagCCACGGAAACTCCAATGGTGCACTGAACGGAATCCATGCCACGCCCGCCACGAATCTGAAGATGAGCGAGGCGATGCGCAACGCTCAGCACGACGCCAGTCCCAATCCGGTTAGTTCAAAGATGAAGGCCTCCAAGTCATACACCCATGGCCTGAGTAGCTCCTCGGGCACGGTGAACATTCCCACGTCCACGTCGGCCCAGAGCAATCTCTCCCTGCTGGCGGACATCTCCCCGAATCACACGCACTTCTTCGAGGTGATGTACGTGGGCAAGATCCGGGTGTCCCAGAAGCGGGTGCCCAACACCTTCATTGACGACGCCCTGCCCAAGTTCAAGGCGTATGATGCTCAACGCTTGAGACTGCTCCAGAATCGCAAGATGTCTCTCAGCAGTGAGGGTGGTGTGGGCATCGAAGCGAAACCCAGCAGCTCCCTCACGAGTCACGACTTGAgggaggaggacgaggaggagcacGAGCTCAAGGGGCAGGAGGATGCACAGGCAAAACCCTTGGTGCAACTACAGCTGACGGGCGCAGAGGAAGGAGCAGCACCACGACCCCTGGAGGACGACAAGGAGAACAAGTCGCCGGAGAAACGGCCGCTGCTGCGAGGTCAGAGTCAAATCGAACTGGGCCACAAGGAGCA CATACCCAAGTTGAGGGATCGCTCCGCCTCGCAGGGCTGCATTCCGCCGTATGTGGAGCAGAACCGGACGATGGTATTCCTGGTGGGTCGATGCGATCTCCGTCTCATCTCGCCGGATCGCAAGCAAGTGCTGCTCTACAAGGACTTCAAGGACGTGGCCAGCTGCGTGCACGGCCAGAAGTCGCTGGATCACTTTGGCATCATCTGTCGGGAGCTGAACAACGATGGCTACATTGGCTACGTGTTCAAGTGTCAGTCGGAGCATGTGTGCGATGACATAGTGGCCGCCATTGCTCAGGCCTTTGACACCTGCGCGGAGCAGAAAAAGAAGCAGGATACCCAAATCTTCAGTTGCGAGCACTGCCCGATGCTGTGGTACCACAAGCTATGCACCGACGTCGAAGGCCTTTCCGAGAAGAAGACCCAGGCACTGATCCTGCGCCGCATCGAGACTCTGAGTGACGACGAGCAGGAGATTGTGTGGGCCAAGTTCTGTGGCTCTGAGAAGACCAACGCTCCGGTGGCCGAGCAAAATCAGTTTCTCATGATGCTTCTGCGGGCGCACTGCGAGTCCAGACAGCAGAGGCATGTCCACGACACCGCCGAGAACCGGTCGGAGTTCCTTAACCAATATCTCGGTGGCAGCACCATATTCATGAAGGCCAAGCGCTCGCTTACCAACTCATTTGATAATCTCCTCAAGCGGAAGCCCTCCAAGGATGACATTGCCGTAACGTCGCACAACTTAAGGGATATCAGGGAAGGATCCGCCGAGCCTCTGGGCACCCAGTCACCTCCCGAGGGCTTCCGATCACGATCGAACACTGTGGGAGCTAGTCCCAGCAGCAAGCCCACAGCTGAGCAGCTGAAGAGTCCCATGATGGACAT ATTCATGAAGGTGGGCAACAGTCCCAAAGAGGCGGAAACCCATCAGAGCTCCTGGCGACAGGCCATACTTAATAGTGTAGTGACACCATCCAAGGGTCTGGATAGTGAGGTTCCCACCGAGTTTCTGTCGCCAATGCGAAAGC CTGTGAAGCGTGGTAAACGGGATGCGGCGGAGTTAAGGGAACTGTGGCGCACTGCCATTCGGCAGACTATAATGCTCAATCGCATGGAGACGGAGAACGCAATGTTGCAGGCACGTCAGAATGAAAACGAGCTGAAGCGCATTAAATTGGACTACGAGGAGATTGTGCCTTGCGACAAGCAGCTAATCGAACGATGGGAGCAGATCATCGAGCGCAACTCCACACAGATAGGCAACAAGAAGGATCCCAAAGTCCTGGGTCACGCCATTCGCACCGGAGTACCGCGTTCAAAGCGCGGCGATGTCTGGACCTTCCTGGCCGAGCAGCATTCCATGAACACGGCGCCGGTGGACACAAAGCGATTCCCCAACTTCAATACACCGTATCACACGCTGCTGAAACACCTTACTGAGCATCAACATGCGATTTTCATCGATCTGGGCAGAACGTTTCCCAATCACCAGTTCTACAAGGATCCGCTTGGTCTCGGCCAGTTGTCGCTGTTTAACCTGTTAAAGGCGTACTCCATATTAGATCCGGAATTAGGTTACTGTCAGGGTCTGGGCTTCATCTGCGGCGTCTTGCTTCTGCAT TGTGATGAAGCCAATGCATTTCAACTGCTAAAGCACTTGATGTTCCGCCGTAATATGCGCACAAAATACCTGCCTGACATGAAAAAGTTTCAACTGCAGCTGTATCAGCTCTCCCGATTGGTTAAGGATCATCTGCCAGATCTGTACGTGTGGCTCGATCAGAACGATGTCTCGCCTACTTTGTATGCGGCTCCATGGATCCTCACCGTCTTCAGCTCACAGTTCCCGCTGGGATTTGTGGCCCGCGTTTTTGATCTGCTCTTCCTGGAATCCTCCGATGTAATCTTTAAGTTTGCCATTGCCTTGCTTTCCGTGCATAAGGAGCAACTACTCGCCAAGGATAACTTCGAAGAAATTATGGACTATCTGAAGACGGTGGTGCCAAAAATGGAGCACTCGTGCATGGAACAGATTATGAAGTTGGTCTTTAGCATGGACATAGGAAAGCAGCTTGCCGAATACAATGTGGAATACAACGTGCTTCAGGAGGAGATTACCACCACCAACCATCACCTAGAAATGCTAAACAGAGAGAAGACGCAGAACCAGCATCTGGAGCAACAATTGCAG TTTGCTCAATCGTCGATTGCTCAGTTGGAGACCACTCGTTCCTCACAGCAAGCTCAGATAAGCACGCTGCAATCACAAGTGCAGTCTCTGGAGCTAACCATCCAAACGCTCGGTCGCTACGTTGGCCAACTGGTGGAACACAATCCCGACCTGGAGCTGCCAAACGAGGTGCGGCGCATGCTCCAGCAGCTGGACGACTTGGATCGCCAGCGTCGCAAACCGATATTCACCGAACGCAAGATCGGCAAATCCGTTTCCGTCAATAGTCACTTGGGGTTTCCACTCAAGGTGCTCGAAGAGCTGACCGAAAGAGACGAACTTGGTTCGCCACAAAagcagaagaaggagaagacACCTTTTTTTGAGCAGTTGcgtcagcaacagcaacagcagcagcaacagcatcgcCTCAACGGGCAGTACTCCAATGTCGGTGAGTCGGTGTCCCCGACTCCACCTTCGCGACCCAATCGCCTGCTGGACAATGCCAGCGCTCGGACTGTCATGCAAGTGAAACTGGATGAGCTCAAGCTGCCGGAGCATGTGGATAAGTTCGTAGCGAATATAAAAAGTCCCATGGAGGTGGATTCTGGAGTAGGCACGCCCCTCAGCCCGCCCAGCACGGCGAGTAACAGCAGCGGAGGCAGCATATTCAGCCGCATGGGCTATCGGACAACGCCCCCAGCTCTATCTCCGCTGGCCCAGCGACAAAGTTACGGAGTGGCAATTACCACGGCACCCTCTGCTCAGCACACTGAGGAAGTGGCGCCCACAACGACAATGGCTGTAATGCCTCGGGAGGATGACGAGGAGCCGCAGCTCATGCATCCGCTCAGCATAGTCGGGGGCGATGTGAACGTGCGCTTCAAGGGCACCACGCAGCTCAAATCCATACGTCCGGTGCACCACATGCGTGCGATTCCGCTGAGTGGAGTGCAGCACCAATCCAGCACGGAGCCCACGGTGCGAGTGGCTCCCGTGCCCGTGGAGCTGGCTCCACCAGCGGCCACTGCAACCACCGGTCGCAGCTAA
- the LOC120454668 gene encoding TBC1 domain family member 4 isoform X3, whose translation MFTVPFHRDTILTTSVSDASVLNKSRAMAELMHQMRDPAHTLGGSVGSIPQTLIGGGGGGSHGNSNGALNGIHATPATNLKMSEAMRNAQHDASPNPVSSKMKASKSYTHGLSSSSGTVNIPTSTSAQSNLSLLADISPNHTHFFEVMYVGKIRVSQKRVPNTFIDDALPKFKAYDAQRLRLLQNRKMSLSSEGGVGIEAKPSSSLTSHDLREEDEEEHELKGQEDAQAKPLVQLQLTGAEEGAAPRPLEDDKENKSPEKRPLLRGQSQIELGHKEHSNGSEPSASHSQLEARNVIVNKQPTPPREQGVGTGTGSGNGNGEATSASAGPSQLHPNYALDNIPKLRDRSASQGCIPPYVEQNRTMVFLVGRCDLRLISPDRKQVLLYKDFKDVASCVHGQKSLDHFGIICRELNNDGYIGYVFKCQSEHVCDDIVAAIAQAFDTCAEQKKKQDTQIFSCEHCPMLWYHKLCTDVEGLSEKKTQALILRRIETLSDDEQEIVWAKFCGSEKTNAPVAEQNQFLMMLLRAHCESRQQRHVHDTAENRSEFLNQYLGGSTIFMKAKRSLTNSFDNLLKRKPSKDDIAVTSHNLRDIREGSAEPLGTQSPPEGFRSRSNTVGASPSSKPTAEQLKSPMMDIFMKVGNSPKEAETHQSSWRQAILNSVVTPSKGLDSEVPTEFLSPMRKPVKRGKRDAAELRELWRTAIRQTIMLNRMETENAMLQARQNENELKRIKLDYEEIVPCDKQLIERWEQIIERNSTQIGNKKDPKVLGHAIRTGVPRSKRGDVWTFLAEQHSMNTAPVDTKRFPNFNTPYHTLLKHLTEHQHAIFIDLGRTFPNHQFYKDPLGLGQLSLFNLLKAYSILDPELGYCQGLGFICGVLLLHCDEANAFQLLKHLMFRRNMRTKYLPDMKKFQLQLYQLSRLVKDHLPDLYVWLDQNDVSPTLYAAPWILTVFSSQFPLGFVARVFDLLFLESSDVIFKFAIALLSVHKEQLLAKDNFEEIMDYLKTVVPKMEHSCMEQIMKLVFSMDIGKQLAEYNVEYNVLQEEITTTNHHLEMLNREKTQNQHLEQQLQFAQSSIAQLETTRSSQQAQISTLQSQVQSLELTIQTLGRYVGQLVEHNPDLELPNEVRRMLQQLDDLDRQRRKPIFTERKIGKSVSVNSHLGFPLKVLEELTERDELGSPQKQKKEKTPFFEQLRQQQQQQQQQHRLNGQYSNVGESVSPTPPSRPNRLLDNASARTVMQVKLDELKLPEHVDKFVANIKSPMEVDSGVGTPLSPPSTASNSSGGSIFSRMGYRTTPPALSPLAQRQSYGVAITTAPSAQHTEEVAPTTTMAVMPREDDEEPQLMHPLSIVGGDVNVRFKGTTQLKSIRPVHHMRAIPLSGVQHQSSTEPTVRVAPVPVELAPPAATATTGRS comes from the exons ATGTTCACTGTGCCATTTCATCGGGACACCATTCTGACCACCTCCGTCAGCGATGCATCGGTGCTCAACAAGAGTCGGGCC ATGGCCGAGCTGATGCACCAGATGCGGGATCCGGCCCACACGCTGGGAGGTTCCGTGGGCAGCATTCCGCAGACGCTGatcggcggcggcggaggaggcagCCACGGAAACTCCAATGGTGCACTGAACGGAATCCATGCCACGCCCGCCACGAATCTGAAGATGAGCGAGGCGATGCGCAACGCTCAGCACGACGCCAGTCCCAATCCGGTTAGTTCAAAGATGAAGGCCTCCAAGTCATACACCCATGGCCTGAGTAGCTCCTCGGGCACGGTGAACATTCCCACGTCCACGTCGGCCCAGAGCAATCTCTCCCTGCTGGCGGACATCTCCCCGAATCACACGCACTTCTTCGAGGTGATGTACGTGGGCAAGATCCGGGTGTCCCAGAAGCGGGTGCCCAACACCTTCATTGACGACGCCCTGCCCAAGTTCAAGGCGTATGATGCTCAACGCTTGAGACTGCTCCAGAATCGCAAGATGTCTCTCAGCAGTGAGGGTGGTGTGGGCATCGAAGCGAAACCCAGCAGCTCCCTCACGAGTCACGACTTGAgggaggaggacgaggaggagcacGAGCTCAAGGGGCAGGAGGATGCACAGGCAAAACCCTTGGTGCAACTACAGCTGACGGGCGCAGAGGAAGGAGCAGCACCACGACCCCTGGAGGACGACAAGGAGAACAAGTCGCCGGAGAAACGGCCGCTGCTGCGAGGTCAGAGTCAAATCGAACTGGGCCACAAGGAGCA CTCCAACGGCTCTGAGCCATCAGCATCCCATAGCCAACTGGAGGCACGCAATGTCATTGTAAACAAGCAGCCCACGCCGCCCAGGGAGCAGGGTGTGGGCACTGGGACCGGGAgtggcaatggaaatggcgAAGCTACTTCCGCTTCTGCGGGTCCCAGTCAACTGCATCCCAATTATGCGTTGGATAA CATACCCAAGTTGAGGGATCGCTCCGCCTCGCAGGGCTGCATTCCGCCGTATGTGGAGCAGAACCGGACGATGGTATTCCTGGTGGGTCGATGCGATCTCCGTCTCATCTCGCCGGATCGCAAGCAAGTGCTGCTCTACAAGGACTTCAAGGACGTGGCCAGCTGCGTGCACGGCCAGAAGTCGCTGGATCACTTTGGCATCATCTGTCGGGAGCTGAACAACGATGGCTACATTGGCTACGTGTTCAAGTGTCAGTCGGAGCATGTGTGCGATGACATAGTGGCCGCCATTGCTCAGGCCTTTGACACCTGCGCGGAGCAGAAAAAGAAGCAGGATACCCAAATCTTCAGTTGCGAGCACTGCCCGATGCTGTGGTACCACAAGCTATGCACCGACGTCGAAGGCCTTTCCGAGAAGAAGACCCAGGCACTGATCCTGCGCCGCATCGAGACTCTGAGTGACGACGAGCAGGAGATTGTGTGGGCCAAGTTCTGTGGCTCTGAGAAGACCAACGCTCCGGTGGCCGAGCAAAATCAGTTTCTCATGATGCTTCTGCGGGCGCACTGCGAGTCCAGACAGCAGAGGCATGTCCACGACACCGCCGAGAACCGGTCGGAGTTCCTTAACCAATATCTCGGTGGCAGCACCATATTCATGAAGGCCAAGCGCTCGCTTACCAACTCATTTGATAATCTCCTCAAGCGGAAGCCCTCCAAGGATGACATTGCCGTAACGTCGCACAACTTAAGGGATATCAGGGAAGGATCCGCCGAGCCTCTGGGCACCCAGTCACCTCCCGAGGGCTTCCGATCACGATCGAACACTGTGGGAGCTAGTCCCAGCAGCAAGCCCACAGCTGAGCAGCTGAAGAGTCCCATGATGGACAT ATTCATGAAGGTGGGCAACAGTCCCAAAGAGGCGGAAACCCATCAGAGCTCCTGGCGACAGGCCATACTTAATAGTGTAGTGACACCATCCAAGGGTCTGGATAGTGAGGTTCCCACCGAGTTTCTGTCGCCAATGCGAAAGC CTGTGAAGCGTGGTAAACGGGATGCGGCGGAGTTAAGGGAACTGTGGCGCACTGCCATTCGGCAGACTATAATGCTCAATCGCATGGAGACGGAGAACGCAATGTTGCAGGCACGTCAGAATGAAAACGAGCTGAAGCGCATTAAATTGGACTACGAGGAGATTGTGCCTTGCGACAAGCAGCTAATCGAACGATGGGAGCAGATCATCGAGCGCAACTCCACACAGATAGGCAACAAGAAGGATCCCAAAGTCCTGGGTCACGCCATTCGCACCGGAGTACCGCGTTCAAAGCGCGGCGATGTCTGGACCTTCCTGGCCGAGCAGCATTCCATGAACACGGCGCCGGTGGACACAAAGCGATTCCCCAACTTCAATACACCGTATCACACGCTGCTGAAACACCTTACTGAGCATCAACATGCGATTTTCATCGATCTGGGCAGAACGTTTCCCAATCACCAGTTCTACAAGGATCCGCTTGGTCTCGGCCAGTTGTCGCTGTTTAACCTGTTAAAGGCGTACTCCATATTAGATCCGGAATTAGGTTACTGTCAGGGTCTGGGCTTCATCTGCGGCGTCTTGCTTCTGCAT TGTGATGAAGCCAATGCATTTCAACTGCTAAAGCACTTGATGTTCCGCCGTAATATGCGCACAAAATACCTGCCTGACATGAAAAAGTTTCAACTGCAGCTGTATCAGCTCTCCCGATTGGTTAAGGATCATCTGCCAGATCTGTACGTGTGGCTCGATCAGAACGATGTCTCGCCTACTTTGTATGCGGCTCCATGGATCCTCACCGTCTTCAGCTCACAGTTCCCGCTGGGATTTGTGGCCCGCGTTTTTGATCTGCTCTTCCTGGAATCCTCCGATGTAATCTTTAAGTTTGCCATTGCCTTGCTTTCCGTGCATAAGGAGCAACTACTCGCCAAGGATAACTTCGAAGAAATTATGGACTATCTGAAGACGGTGGTGCCAAAAATGGAGCACTCGTGCATGGAACAGATTATGAAGTTGGTCTTTAGCATGGACATAGGAAAGCAGCTTGCCGAATACAATGTGGAATACAACGTGCTTCAGGAGGAGATTACCACCACCAACCATCACCTAGAAATGCTAAACAGAGAGAAGACGCAGAACCAGCATCTGGAGCAACAATTGCAG TTTGCTCAATCGTCGATTGCTCAGTTGGAGACCACTCGTTCCTCACAGCAAGCTCAGATAAGCACGCTGCAATCACAAGTGCAGTCTCTGGAGCTAACCATCCAAACGCTCGGTCGCTACGTTGGCCAACTGGTGGAACACAATCCCGACCTGGAGCTGCCAAACGAGGTGCGGCGCATGCTCCAGCAGCTGGACGACTTGGATCGCCAGCGTCGCAAACCGATATTCACCGAACGCAAGATCGGCAAATCCGTTTCCGTCAATAGTCACTTGGGGTTTCCACTCAAGGTGCTCGAAGAGCTGACCGAAAGAGACGAACTTGGTTCGCCACAAAagcagaagaaggagaagacACCTTTTTTTGAGCAGTTGcgtcagcaacagcaacagcagcagcaacagcatcgcCTCAACGGGCAGTACTCCAATGTCGGTGAGTCGGTGTCCCCGACTCCACCTTCGCGACCCAATCGCCTGCTGGACAATGCCAGCGCTCGGACTGTCATGCAAGTGAAACTGGATGAGCTCAAGCTGCCGGAGCATGTGGATAAGTTCGTAGCGAATATAAAAAGTCCCATGGAGGTGGATTCTGGAGTAGGCACGCCCCTCAGCCCGCCCAGCACGGCGAGTAACAGCAGCGGAGGCAGCATATTCAGCCGCATGGGCTATCGGACAACGCCCCCAGCTCTATCTCCGCTGGCCCAGCGACAAAGTTACGGAGTGGCAATTACCACGGCACCCTCTGCTCAGCACACTGAGGAAGTGGCGCCCACAACGACAATGGCTGTAATGCCTCGGGAGGATGACGAGGAGCCGCAGCTCATGCATCCGCTCAGCATAGTCGGGGGCGATGTGAACGTGCGCTTCAAGGGCACCACGCAGCTCAAATCCATACGTCCGGTGCACCACATGCGTGCGATTCCGCTGAGTGGAGTGCAGCACCAATCCAGCACGGAGCCCACGGTGCGAGTGGCTCCCGTGCCCGTGGAGCTGGCTCCACCAGCGGCCACTGCAACCACCGGTCGCAGCTAA